Proteins encoded by one window of Lathyrus oleraceus cultivar Zhongwan6 chromosome 1, CAAS_Psat_ZW6_1.0, whole genome shotgun sequence:
- the LOC127138793 gene encoding probable 3-ketoacyl-CoA synthase 21 — translation MEPYTLPSSLKVLTKFMNIDVSSNHLFMVLLVTCLATFYFACRRKIHIYLIDFNCYCPPSSYRLPKAMFEENNVYDEMEQEAVDFQSKINAKSGFSDETSIPPSLAQIPKVKAISLALEEAETIMYTAVKDLLTKTNINPRSVDILITNSSIFCPTPSLSSMVVNKFMMRSNIMSFNLSGMGCSAGIIAVSLAKDLLRVHRNSIALIVSTETLSLNWYTGKVPSMLLTNCLFRMGGSAVLMSSRVQDKRKAKYELQHIVRTINAYDDQSYACVYQDMDSENKEGVSISKNIVNVCGDVLKKNIGSLGPLVLPWREQFLYVISILCYKIWSKRTSIYTPNFNRAFEHFCIHSGGRAVIQAIERNLKLKKQDVEPSKMSLYRFGNTSSASIWYELSYIEAKGRMKCGDRVWQIAFGSGFKCNSAVWKCLCDVKPDNTTAWRDTIHSYPVDIL, via the coding sequence ATGGAACCTTACACTTTGCCTTCATCATTAAAAGTGCTTACAAAATTTATGAACATTGATGTTTCATCTAACCATCTTTTTATGGTACTTTTGGTAACATGTTTAGCAACCTTTTACTTTGCATGTAGAAGAAAAATACACATTTATTTGATAGATTTTAATTGCTATTGTCCCCCAAGTTCGTATAGACTACCTAAAGCAATGTTTGAAGAGAACAATGTTTATGATGAAATGGAACAAGAAGCTGTTGATTTCCAAAGTAAAATCAATGCAAAATCTGGATTCAGCGATGAAACATCCATTCCTCCATCTCTTGCTCAAATACCGAAAGTTAAGGCTATCAGCCTTGCACTTGAAGAAGCTGAAACAATAATGTATACAGCAGTTAAAGATCTTTTAACAAAAACCAACATCAACCCGAGATCCGTGGACATTTTAATAACTAACAGTAGCATTTTCTGTCCTACGCCGTCTCTTAGTTCAATGGTGGTTAACAAGTTCATGATGAGAAGCAACATCATGAGCTTCAATTTATCAGGTATGGGATGCAGTGCTGGAATTATAGCAGTTAGTCTTGCTAAAGACTTGTTGAGAGTTCATAGGAACTCAATAGCTTTAATAGTAAGCACAGAGACACTTAGTTTAAATTGGTACACAGGGAAAGTTCCATCTATGCTACTAACTAATTGCTTATTCAGAATGGGAGGATCAGCTGTATTGATGTCTAGTAGGGTTCAAGATAAGCGTAAGGCGAAATATGAACTACAACATATTGTAAGAACAATCAATGCATATGATGATCAATCTTATGCATGTGTCTACCAGGACATGGATTCAGAGAACAAGGAAGGTGTATCGATATCAAAGAATATAGTCAATGTTTGTGGTGATGTGTTGAAGAAAAATATTGGTTCATTAGGACCATTGGTTTTGCCATGGAGGGAGCAATTCCTGTATGTAATTTCAATTCTTTGTTACAAAATATGGAGTAAAAGAACAAGCATATATACTCCAAACTTTAACAGGGCTTTTGAGCATTTCTGCATACATTCAGGAGGAAGAGCTGTTATACAAGCCATTGAAAGAAACTTGAAGCTAAAAAAACAGGATGTGGAGCCGTCGAAAATGTCTTTATATAGATTTGGAAACACTTCATCTGCTTCAATTTGGTATGAGTTGTCCTACATAGAAGCAAAAGGGAGGATGAAATGTGGAGATAGGGTGTGGCAAATTGCCTTTGGAAGTGGATTCAAGTGTAACAGTGCAGTGTGGAAATGTCTATGTGATGTTAAGCCTGATAACACCACTGCATGGAGGGACACAATTCACTCATACCCAGTTGATATTTTGTGA